A region of Desulfolithobacter dissulfuricans DNA encodes the following proteins:
- a CDS encoding MBOAT family O-acyltransferase, with product MTITPYAGTIFWLITVIFIACYTVFQRTQASLLTRNCFMISVSLLVISLAVSNSSVLIPLLLALTAIVYFTGRYLAENKGIKKNRIITVVIVMIILFLCYFKYSIIQSFFNNLLQGGLPLSASGQHIFFIGVSYFSFKFIHFLVESRNGKIHDLNLLTFINYTLFFPSFFSGPINRYTAFAESIATGSDLRRNLLKGIQRIITGLFKKIVLGDSLYPFSIAALDISTARQTDIVIGVYAYMLYIYFNFSGYTDMAIGCGRMVGIDLPENFNYPFFKRNLQQFWANWHMSLTTWLTDYIYWPLARKFRNIQKLRKKPVTISNICIVITFLVCGLWHGDGLNFILWGLYHGIGLAILNGYTHFIKKHTSRNIKKFVHNSPVAYGISNIITFQYVALGFLLFACDMEKLSRISSLFF from the coding sequence ATGACTATTACACCATATGCCGGTACAATATTCTGGCTCATTACCGTCATTTTCATTGCCTGTTATACAGTTTTTCAGAGGACTCAAGCAAGCCTCCTAACCAGAAACTGTTTCATGATATCTGTAAGCCTACTGGTTATCAGCCTTGCAGTCAGTAATTCCTCAGTTCTTATTCCCCTCCTACTCGCACTGACAGCCATTGTCTACTTCACAGGAAGATACCTTGCAGAAAACAAAGGCATCAAGAAAAACAGGATTATCACAGTTGTAATTGTGATGATCATACTTTTTCTCTGTTATTTCAAATATTCAATCATTCAATCATTCTTTAACAACCTTCTTCAAGGAGGCTTGCCTCTTTCTGCATCCGGACAGCACATATTTTTTATAGGAGTTTCATATTTCTCCTTCAAATTCATACATTTTCTCGTCGAAAGCAGAAATGGAAAAATTCACGATCTCAATCTGCTGACATTCATCAACTACACACTTTTTTTTCCAAGTTTTTTCAGTGGACCCATTAACCGATATACAGCCTTTGCAGAAAGTATTGCCACCGGTTCAGACTTGCGCCGTAATCTGCTTAAGGGTATCCAGCGAATCATAACAGGTCTTTTCAAAAAAATTGTCCTCGGCGATTCTTTGTACCCGTTCTCGATTGCAGCCCTGGATATAAGCACAGCCAGACAGACAGACATTGTTATCGGCGTCTACGCCTACATGCTGTATATATACTTTAATTTTTCCGGCTACACGGACATGGCTATCGGATGTGGAAGAATGGTCGGGATTGATCTACCGGAGAACTTTAATTATCCTTTTTTCAAACGAAATCTTCAACAATTCTGGGCAAACTGGCACATGTCACTGACCACCTGGCTCACCGATTACATTTACTGGCCACTGGCAAGAAAATTTCGAAACATCCAGAAACTTCGGAAAAAGCCCGTCACAATTTCAAATATCTGCATTGTGATCACCTTCCTTGTCTGTGGTCTCTGGCACGGCGACGGACTGAACTTTATCCTCTGGGGTCTCTATCATGGCATCGGACTGGCCATACTGAACGGGTATACCCACTTCATCAAGAAACATACCAGCAGAAATATTAAAAAATTTGTTCATAACTCTCCAGTTGCATACGGGATAAGCAACATCATTACCTTTCAGTATGTGGCGTTAGGATTTTTATTATTTGCCTGCGATATGGAAAAACTAAGCAGAATATCAAGTCTGTTTTTTTGA
- a CDS encoding polysaccharide deacetylase family protein, producing MFSPGYIKNTIKSLIPDSFLVHRLPSSAGNAVILTFDDGPDEKITPRILEQLEEYNVHAVFFVIGEKVAMFPNIFEMIVQRGHTIGNHTYSHHYKKIPSFKVYLRDIIRCQQIIEEKTGNKPILYRPPAGFISPITLLLARTQGLKTVLWSNEGGEWGVNKQDTASTIGNRLINTLQPRDIVLLHDNNEKVPFIMEMILPALKNRSIDLQHGVHAICP from the coding sequence ATGTTTTCGCCGGGATATATAAAAAATACTATAAAATCTCTCATTCCAGACAGTTTTCTTGTACACAGGCTTCCATCCTCTGCGGGCAACGCTGTTATTCTCACCTTTGATGATGGCCCGGACGAAAAAATTACTCCTCGGATACTGGAGCAGCTAGAAGAGTATAATGTTCATGCGGTTTTTTTTGTGATTGGGGAAAAAGTTGCGATGTTCCCCAATATCTTTGAAATGATTGTTCAACGGGGACATACCATCGGCAACCATACCTACTCACACCATTATAAAAAGATACCCTCTTTTAAAGTATATTTAAGAGACATTATCCGATGCCAGCAAATTATTGAAGAAAAAACCGGCAATAAACCGATTCTTTATCGTCCACCAGCAGGCTTTATTTCACCCATCACCCTTCTGCTTGCCAGAACACAAGGATTAAAAACGGTTCTATGGTCCAATGAGGGAGGTGAATGGGGAGTCAACAAACAGGATACTGCCTCCACGATAGGTAACCGCCTCATAAACACTCTTCAACCACGGGACATTGTTCTTCTGCACGACAACAACGAAAAAGTACCATTTATTATGGAGATGATACTTCCTGCTCTGAAAAACCGTAGCATAGATCTTCAACACGGGGTACATGCCATATGCCCATGA
- a CDS encoding GNAT family N-acetyltransferase encodes MKQPAGKNHPDTIQLISSIHDLQKITPAWKQFLSEHAEHFSFWQDPEIIQYHLEKTGNAKPLIILLLHENTIECVAPCLILETRLTFTFSVFHFPGPKVRLLKVLDSDFIFSRHADTYHCIETIFHVLKKQHSAFDLILLENLTRSSRLYEQCKNNKFQIMNFKLTFTSPKTEKIRKHILGDSYETWLASLKGKTRGKIRRRVRSLYKKFPDRVEFLKTTKPSHVPDFLNAINTLFPKTWQAKTFGTKTRNSDRDIAFYQHIAERGWLRSYLIQIDRKPVAFLIGFQYNGVFHHAECGYDPAFSKSGVGSVLNFLALQDLYKHDKPTELNFGFGENEYKKILGNDSCDAYEARITSPGFWRVAVKLQRFLSSTEEALRSLVKKMNMETRLRKILKRKQ; translated from the coding sequence ATGAAACAGCCTGCAGGAAAAAATCATCCTGACACGATACAGCTTATTTCCAGCATTCATGACCTTCAGAAGATCACCCCTGCATGGAAACAGTTCCTGAGTGAACACGCGGAACACTTCAGCTTCTGGCAGGATCCGGAAATCATACAATATCACCTGGAAAAAACCGGGAACGCCAAACCGCTCATTATTTTACTGCTTCATGAAAACACAATAGAATGCGTGGCCCCGTGCCTGATTCTTGAAACCCGACTTACTTTCACCTTCAGTGTGTTTCATTTTCCCGGCCCCAAGGTCCGGCTGCTGAAAGTCCTGGATAGCGATTTTATTTTTTCACGACATGCTGATACCTACCATTGCATAGAAACAATTTTCCATGTTCTGAAAAAACAGCACTCCGCTTTTGATCTGATTCTCCTGGAAAATCTGACCCGCAGCTCTCGCCTGTACGAACAATGCAAAAACAACAAGTTTCAGATCATGAATTTTAAACTCACATTTACCTCACCTAAAACAGAAAAAATACGGAAACACATCCTGGGAGATTCCTATGAAACCTGGCTTGCCTCTCTCAAGGGCAAAACCCGGGGTAAAATTCGTCGTAGAGTCCGCAGTCTGTATAAAAAATTTCCGGACCGGGTGGAGTTCCTAAAAACCACGAAACCTTCACATGTTCCAGACTTCCTCAATGCCATCAATACGTTGTTTCCAAAAACATGGCAGGCTAAAACTTTCGGCACCAAAACAAGAAACAGTGACCGGGATATCGCATTTTACCAGCATATAGCCGAAAGAGGATGGTTGCGCAGCTATCTCATCCAAATTGACAGGAAGCCCGTGGCATTTCTGATTGGTTTTCAATACAATGGGGTTTTCCATCATGCTGAATGCGGATACGATCCTGCATTTTCAAAGTCAGGGGTCGGCTCTGTATTAAACTTTCTTGCCCTACAGGATCTCTACAAACATGACAAACCGACTGAACTGAATTTTGGTTTCGGAGAGAATGAATACAAAAAAATTCTGGGCAATGACTCATGTGACGCTTATGAGGCCCGCATTACATCTCCAGGTTTCTGGAGAGTTGCGGTAAAGTTGCAGCGCTTCCTAAGCTCCACAGAAGAAGCCCTGCG